The proteins below are encoded in one region of Micromonospora yangpuensis:
- a CDS encoding bifunctional polysaccharide deacetylase/glycosyltransferase family 2 protein has product MSQPRPGPPQRPTRHFRPLPLSRPISRARRYVPRPSWTVFAMVFVVLGGILFVEAYANGSFIPDYRAENTTGSGQDDVPTELLQGGPIVNTTADRPQSYRLPARTIALTFDDGPDPRWTPEVLRVLDKHQVPGTFFVLGNQVVRNPELVRTLADGGHELGVHTFTHPHLTEIPGWQRRMEYTQTQLTIAGATGIRSNLLRFPYSSRADAFVDQDWPLLQQAGELGYLTIVNDLDSRDWERNGPDAMIAAATPAGYSGAVTLWHDSGGDRSQTVEALDRYIPLMKERGYRFTTVSGGLDLALAEAGATGGTGGPTAASAGERWRGQLLIRAVQGADALFVVFGVLFVVVGVLTIGRTVLLFLLAIRHARRRRRRDFSWGRPITEPVSVIVPAYNEKEGIAAAVRSLAAGDHPGGIEVVVVDDGSTDGTADIVAGLGLPNVRVVRKPNGGKPSALNTGVALARHDLIVMVDGDTVFEPDAVRRLVQPFGDPRVGAVAGNVKVGNRRSMIAKWQHIEYVIGFNLDRRLYETLRCMPTIPGAIGAFRREALEYAGGMTDETLAEDTDITMALGRAGWKVVYEESARAWTEAPTSLGQLWKQRYRWSYGTMQAMWKHRRSVLDRGASGRFSRRCLTFLTLFGVLLPLTAPVIDLLAIYGLLFLDRSATALAWLAMLGLQFLTAIVAFRLDREKLGVLWVLPLQQFVYRQLMYLVLLQSVVTALSGGRLGWQKLKRTGLEGNAGAVGTPPPPGLPAAGVRPVSR; this is encoded by the coding sequence ATGAGTCAGCCCCGTCCCGGCCCACCGCAGCGCCCCACCCGCCACTTCCGACCGCTCCCGCTCAGCCGACCGATCAGCCGTGCCCGGCGGTACGTGCCCCGGCCGAGCTGGACCGTCTTCGCGATGGTCTTCGTCGTGCTCGGCGGCATCCTCTTCGTGGAGGCGTACGCCAACGGCTCGTTCATCCCCGACTACCGGGCGGAGAACACCACCGGCAGCGGCCAGGACGACGTCCCCACCGAGCTGCTGCAGGGCGGGCCGATCGTCAACACCACCGCCGACCGTCCCCAGTCGTACCGGCTGCCGGCGCGCACCATCGCGCTCACCTTCGACGACGGGCCGGATCCGCGCTGGACCCCCGAGGTGCTCCGGGTCCTGGACAAACACCAGGTGCCCGGCACCTTCTTCGTCCTCGGCAACCAGGTGGTACGCAATCCGGAGCTGGTCCGCACGCTGGCCGACGGTGGGCACGAACTCGGGGTGCACACCTTCACCCACCCGCACCTGACCGAGATCCCCGGTTGGCAGCGCCGGATGGAGTACACCCAGACCCAGCTCACCATCGCCGGGGCCACCGGCATCCGGAGCAACCTGCTGCGGTTCCCGTACTCCTCGCGGGCGGACGCCTTCGTCGACCAGGACTGGCCGCTGTTGCAGCAGGCCGGTGAACTCGGCTACCTGACCATCGTCAACGACCTGGACAGCCGGGACTGGGAGCGCAACGGCCCGGACGCGATGATCGCCGCCGCCACCCCGGCCGGCTACTCCGGCGCGGTCACCCTCTGGCACGACTCCGGTGGCGACCGGTCGCAGACCGTCGAGGCGCTCGACAGGTACATCCCGTTGATGAAGGAGCGGGGCTACCGCTTCACCACGGTCAGCGGCGGGCTGGACCTGGCGCTGGCCGAGGCGGGCGCCACCGGCGGCACGGGCGGCCCGACCGCCGCCTCGGCGGGGGAGCGGTGGCGCGGCCAACTGCTCATCCGGGCGGTCCAGGGGGCGGATGCCCTCTTCGTGGTCTTCGGCGTGCTCTTCGTCGTCGTCGGTGTGCTCACCATCGGGCGTACCGTGCTGTTGTTCCTGCTGGCTATCAGGCACGCCCGCCGACGCCGCCGGCGGGACTTCTCCTGGGGCAGGCCGATCACCGAGCCGGTCTCGGTGATCGTGCCGGCCTACAACGAGAAGGAGGGGATCGCGGCGGCGGTCCGCTCGCTGGCCGCCGGCGACCATCCCGGCGGGATCGAGGTGGTGGTGGTCGACGACGGCTCCACCGACGGCACCGCCGACATCGTCGCCGGCCTCGGACTGCCGAACGTCCGGGTGGTCCGCAAGCCCAACGGCGGCAAGCCGAGCGCCCTGAACACCGGGGTCGCCCTGGCCCGGCACGACCTGATCGTGATGGTCGACGGCGACACCGTCTTCGAACCCGACGCGGTCCGCCGCCTGGTCCAGCCCTTCGGGGACCCTCGGGTGGGCGCGGTCGCCGGCAACGTCAAGGTCGGCAACCGGCGCAGCATGATCGCCAAGTGGCAGCACATCGAGTACGTCATCGGCTTCAACCTCGACCGTCGGCTCTACGAGACGCTGCGCTGCATGCCCACCATCCCCGGGGCGATCGGCGCGTTCCGCCGCGAGGCGCTGGAGTACGCCGGCGGCATGACCGACGAGACCCTCGCCGAGGACACCGACATCACCATGGCGCTGGGCCGGGCCGGCTGGAAGGTCGTGTACGAGGAGAGCGCCCGCGCCTGGACCGAGGCGCCGACCAGCCTCGGCCAGCTGTGGAAACAGCGGTACCGGTGGAGCTACGGCACCATGCAGGCGATGTGGAAGCACCGCCGATCGGTGCTGGACCGGGGCGCGTCCGGTCGGTTCAGCCGCCGGTGCCTGACGTTCCTGACCCTGTTCGGGGTGCTGCTGCCGCTGACCGCCCCGGTGATCGACCTGCTCGCCATCTACGGCCTGCTCTTCCTGGACCGCTCCGCGACGGCGCTGGCCTGGCTGGCAATGCTCGGCCTGCAGTTCCTCACCGCGATCGTGGCGTTCCGGCTGGACAGGGAGAAGCTCGGCGTGCTCTGGGTGCTGCCGTTGCAACAGTTCGTCTACCGGCAGCTGATGTACCTGGTGCTGCTCCAGTCGGTGGTCACCGCGCTCAGCGGCGGCCGGCTGGGCTGGCAGAAACTCAAGCGGACCGGCCTGGAGGGCAACGCCGGTGCGGTCGGAACACCGCCGCCCCCGGGGTTGCCGGCCGCTGGGGTCCGACCGGTCTCCCGGTAG
- a CDS encoding multifunctional oxoglutarate decarboxylase/oxoglutarate dehydrogenase thiamine pyrophosphate-binding subunit/dihydrolipoyllysine-residue succinyltransferase subunit yields MSTQQTSQENPLAGFGPNEWIVEEMYQRYLADPSSVDPAWHDFFADYRPTPGGGDQKKPAGPTPPSGQQKPTDQQKAADKQKSADKQPQSAPKPAPSASKTEPATAKTEQPAAKPERGATKATPARSASANQAPAKAAPAKSSTGGPQTTPLRGIAAKIVQNMDASLSVPTATSVRAVPAKLLVDNRIVINNHLARGRGGKVSFTHLIGYAMVRALVEHPEMNNSFAEVDGKPVLVRPAHVNLGIAIDLAKPDGSRNLVVPSIKGCEQMDFRQFWQAYEDVVRRARKNELTMEDHSGTTISLTNPGGIGTVHSMPRLMTGQSAIIGVGAMEYPAPYQGMSEATLAELAVSKIITLTSTYDHRIVQGAQSGEFLKVMHELILGEHGFYDQIFTSLRIPYEPVRWMRDVAVNSEGQINKTARVHELIHAYRVRGHLMADTDPLEFKIRKHPDLDVLQHGLTLWDLDREFPVNGFAGRQRMKLRDILGVLRDSYCRRIGIEYMHIQDPEERRWIQERIERKYEKPAADEQKHVLNRLNAAEAFETFLQTKYVGQKRFSLEGGESLIPLLGEVLESSAEAGLDEVVIGMAHRGRLNVLANVVGKPYEKIFSEFEGHLDPRSTQGSGDVKYHLGQNGKFSTPDGEHQVKVSVVANPSHLEAVDPVLEGIVRAKQDRIDLKLEGYTVLPLAVHGDAAFAGQGVVAETLNLSQLRGYRTGGTVHVVVNNQVGFTTAPEYSRSSLYSTDVARMIQAPIFHVNGDDPEAVVRVARLAFEYRQCFNKDVVIDLVCYRRRGHNEGDDPSMSNPQMYKIIDSKRSVRKLYTEELIGRGDITVEDAEELLRDYQSQLERVFKATRDAASAPRQPARTRPDVEPEPQVATATDAAVVKAIGEAHVNLPEGFTPHKRIQQLLDRRAKMSVEGNIDWGYGEIIAFGALLHDGVTVRLAGQDSRRGTFVQRHASVVDAKTGDDHLPLSSLTADGERSRFFVHDSLLSEYAAMGFEYGYSVENIDALVCWEAQFGDFVNGAQSVIDEFISSGEVKWGQRSAVTLLLPHGHEGQGPDHTSGRPERFLQMCAEDNMRVAVPTTPANYFHLLRRQALSPKRKPLVVFTPKSLLRHKLCVSPVEDFTSGTFAPVLTDPTGPPADQVKRVLLCSGKVYYDLFQARQDRGVTDTAIVRIEQLYPLPVEEIRAALGAYPNAEDFAWVQEEPANQGAWSFVALNLLEHLSEVRLRRISRPAAAAPAVGSAKMHEAEQVALLDAALPRP; encoded by the coding sequence GTGTCGACCCAGCAGACCTCGCAGGAGAACCCACTGGCGGGTTTCGGCCCTAACGAGTGGATCGTCGAGGAGATGTACCAGCGCTACCTCGCCGATCCCAGCAGCGTCGACCCGGCCTGGCACGACTTCTTCGCCGACTACCGGCCCACCCCCGGTGGCGGCGACCAGAAGAAGCCGGCCGGGCCAACGCCGCCGTCGGGTCAGCAGAAGCCGACCGACCAGCAGAAGGCGGCCGACAAGCAGAAGTCGGCCGACAAGCAGCCGCAGAGCGCGCCGAAGCCGGCGCCGTCGGCCTCGAAGACCGAACCGGCCACCGCGAAGACCGAACAGCCGGCCGCGAAGCCCGAGCGGGGTGCGACGAAGGCCACCCCGGCCCGGTCCGCGTCCGCGAACCAGGCCCCCGCCAAGGCGGCCCCGGCCAAGTCGTCGACCGGTGGCCCGCAGACCACCCCGTTGCGCGGGATCGCCGCGAAGATCGTCCAGAACATGGACGCCTCGCTGAGCGTGCCGACCGCGACCAGCGTGCGCGCCGTCCCGGCCAAGCTGCTGGTGGACAACCGCATCGTGATCAACAACCACCTCGCCCGGGGGCGCGGTGGCAAGGTCAGCTTCACCCACCTGATCGGGTACGCGATGGTCCGGGCGCTGGTCGAGCACCCGGAGATGAACAACTCCTTCGCCGAGGTCGACGGCAAGCCGGTGCTGGTCCGCCCGGCGCACGTCAACCTGGGAATCGCGATCGACCTGGCCAAGCCCGACGGCAGCCGCAACCTGGTGGTGCCCTCCATCAAGGGCTGCGAGCAGATGGACTTCCGGCAGTTCTGGCAGGCCTACGAGGATGTCGTCCGGCGGGCCCGCAAGAACGAGCTGACCATGGAGGACCACTCCGGCACCACCATCTCGCTGACCAACCCGGGCGGCATCGGCACGGTGCACTCGATGCCCCGGCTGATGACCGGGCAGAGCGCGATCATCGGCGTGGGCGCGATGGAGTACCCGGCGCCGTACCAGGGGATGAGCGAGGCCACCCTGGCCGAGCTGGCGGTCAGCAAGATCATCACGCTGACCAGCACCTACGACCACCGGATCGTCCAGGGCGCGCAGTCCGGCGAGTTCCTCAAGGTCATGCACGAGCTGATCCTGGGCGAGCACGGCTTCTACGACCAGATCTTCACCTCGCTGCGCATCCCGTACGAGCCGGTGCGCTGGATGCGGGACGTGGCGGTCAACTCCGAGGGTCAGATCAACAAGACCGCCCGGGTGCACGAGCTGATCCACGCCTACCGGGTGCGCGGGCACCTGATGGCCGACACCGACCCGCTGGAATTCAAGATCCGCAAGCACCCGGACCTGGACGTCCTCCAGCACGGGCTGACCCTGTGGGACCTGGACCGCGAGTTCCCGGTCAACGGCTTCGCCGGTCGGCAGCGGATGAAGCTACGCGACATCCTGGGCGTGCTGCGCGACTCGTACTGCCGCCGGATCGGCATCGAGTACATGCACATCCAGGACCCGGAGGAGCGGCGCTGGATCCAGGAGCGGATCGAGCGCAAGTACGAGAAGCCCGCCGCGGACGAGCAGAAGCACGTGCTCAACCGGCTCAACGCGGCCGAGGCGTTCGAGACCTTCCTGCAGACCAAGTACGTCGGACAGAAGCGGTTCTCGCTGGAGGGCGGCGAGTCGCTGATCCCGCTGCTCGGTGAGGTGCTGGAGTCCTCCGCCGAGGCCGGGCTGGACGAGGTCGTCATCGGCATGGCCCACCGGGGCCGGCTCAACGTGCTGGCCAACGTCGTCGGCAAGCCGTACGAGAAGATCTTCTCGGAGTTCGAGGGGCACCTCGACCCGCGGTCCACCCAGGGCTCCGGCGACGTGAAGTACCACCTGGGCCAGAACGGCAAGTTCAGCACCCCCGACGGCGAGCACCAGGTCAAGGTCTCGGTGGTGGCGAACCCGTCGCACCTGGAGGCGGTGGACCCGGTACTGGAGGGCATCGTCCGGGCCAAGCAGGACCGGATCGACCTCAAGCTGGAGGGCTACACCGTGCTGCCGCTGGCGGTGCACGGTGACGCCGCCTTCGCCGGCCAGGGTGTGGTGGCCGAGACGCTCAACCTCTCCCAGCTGCGCGGCTACCGGACCGGCGGCACGGTGCACGTGGTGGTCAACAACCAGGTCGGTTTCACCACCGCCCCGGAGTACAGCCGGTCCAGCCTCTACAGCACCGACGTGGCCCGGATGATCCAGGCGCCGATCTTCCACGTCAACGGCGACGACCCGGAGGCCGTGGTCCGGGTGGCCCGGCTGGCCTTCGAGTACCGCCAGTGCTTCAACAAGGACGTCGTGATCGACCTGGTCTGTTACCGGCGGCGCGGGCACAACGAGGGTGACGACCCCTCGATGTCCAACCCCCAGATGTACAAGATCATCGACTCGAAGCGTTCGGTCCGCAAGCTCTACACCGAGGAGCTGATCGGCCGGGGCGACATCACCGTGGAGGACGCCGAGGAGCTGCTCCGGGACTACCAGTCCCAACTGGAGCGGGTCTTCAAGGCCACCCGGGACGCCGCCTCCGCCCCCCGGCAGCCGGCCCGCACCCGGCCGGACGTCGAGCCGGAGCCGCAGGTGGCGACCGCCACCGACGCGGCGGTGGTCAAGGCCATCGGCGAGGCGCACGTCAACCTGCCGGAGGGCTTCACCCCGCACAAGCGGATCCAGCAGCTGCTCGACCGGCGGGCGAAGATGTCCGTCGAGGGCAACATCGACTGGGGGTACGGCGAGATCATCGCCTTCGGCGCGCTGCTGCACGACGGGGTCACCGTCCGGCTCGCCGGGCAGGACTCCCGCCGGGGCACCTTCGTCCAGCGGCACGCCTCCGTGGTCGACGCCAAGACCGGCGACGACCACCTGCCGCTGAGTTCGCTGACCGCCGACGGTGAGCGGTCCCGGTTCTTCGTGCACGACTCGCTGCTCAGCGAGTACGCCGCGATGGGCTTCGAGTACGGCTACTCGGTGGAGAACATCGACGCCCTGGTCTGCTGGGAGGCCCAGTTCGGCGACTTCGTCAACGGCGCCCAGTCGGTGATCGACGAGTTCATCTCCTCCGGCGAGGTGAAGTGGGGCCAGCGCTCGGCGGTGACCCTGCTGCTGCCGCACGGCCACGAGGGACAGGGACCGGACCACACCTCCGGCCGGCCGGAGCGGTTCCTGCAGATGTGCGCCGAGGACAACATGCGGGTGGCCGTCCCGACCACCCCGGCGAACTACTTCCACCTGCTGCGCCGCCAGGCCCTGTCGCCCAAGCGCAAGCCGTTGGTGGTCTTCACGCCGAAGTCGCTGCTGCGGCACAAGCTCTGCGTCTCCCCGGTCGAGGACTTCACCAGCGGCACCTTCGCCCCGGTGTTGACCGACCCCACCGGGCCGCCGGCCGACCAGGTCAAGCGGGTGCTGCTCTGCTCCGGCAAGGTCTACTACGACCTGTTCCAGGCCCGGCAGGATCGCGGCGTCACGGACACCGCGATCGTCCGGATCGAGCAGCTCTACCCGCTGCCGGTGGAGGAGATCCGGGCGGCCCTCGGCGCGTACCCGAACGCCGAGGACTTCGCCTGGGTGCAGGAGGAGCCGGCCAACCAGGGCGCCTGGTCGTTCGTCGCGCTCAACCTGCTGGAGCACCTCAGCGAGGTACGGCTGCGCCGCATCTCACGCCCGGCCGCCGCCGCCCCGGCGGTCGGCTCCGCCAAGATGCACGAGGCGGAGCAGGTGGCTCTGCTCGACGCCGCCCTGCCCCGCCCCTGA
- the pta gene encoding phosphate acetyltransferase: MARSVYLTSVGSGGGKSTIALGLAELLSRQVERIGAFRPLVSSTEPDPILALLSDRYRLDVTTPDPAGTSYAQATALVGEGRREELISRIVERYREVERGCPAVVVVGSDFADGGDGAGPRELAFNARLAVEFGSVVVPVVDGYGQSPEAIAAAARGAYHDLVDLGATVLAVIANRVPEPMAMPDLPVPAYAIPEVPVVSAPTVAEVATALGATLLAGDEAALGRDVLDYVVGAAHVPTLLDHLTDGCLVITPGDRDDLLVAASAAHVAGQVSVAGLVLTLGERPDPRAMRLFDGMATGLAVLSVPSDSYDTVAASSRIEGRPSAANPRKVEAALGAFEAHVDTDDLARRLRVTRSARVTPLMFEYDLIDRARARRRHLVLPEGTEERVLRAAEILLRRGVAELTLLGRPDDIARRTRELGVDISGATLVDPVTSPWRDEFAERYAQLRAHRGVTAELAHDRVAQPNYFATLMVAAGRADGMVSGATHTTAATIRPAFEIIRTVPGVSVASSVFFMLLADRVLVYGDCAVNRDPDAAQLADIAISSADTTARFGIEPRVAMLSYSTGSSGAGADVEKVAEATALVRQRRPELLVDGPIQYDAAIDPQVAATKLPESPVAGRATVFIFPDLNTGNNTYKAVQRSAGAVAVGPVMQGLRRPVNDLSRGATVPDIVNTVAITAIQAAGEASS; the protein is encoded by the coding sequence GTGGCCCGCAGCGTCTACCTCACCAGCGTGGGTTCCGGCGGCGGAAAGTCGACCATCGCACTCGGTCTGGCCGAGCTGCTCTCCCGACAGGTGGAGCGGATCGGCGCGTTCCGACCGTTGGTCTCCAGCACCGAGCCGGATCCCATCCTTGCCCTGCTCAGCGACCGTTACCGGTTGGACGTTACAACCCCCGATCCAGCCGGGACCAGCTACGCCCAGGCGACGGCGCTGGTCGGCGAGGGGCGACGGGAGGAGCTGATCTCGCGGATCGTCGAGCGGTACCGCGAGGTCGAGCGAGGCTGCCCGGCCGTGGTCGTGGTGGGCAGTGACTTCGCCGACGGCGGGGACGGGGCCGGCCCCCGGGAGCTGGCCTTCAACGCCCGGCTGGCGGTCGAGTTCGGCAGCGTGGTGGTGCCGGTCGTCGACGGGTACGGCCAGTCGCCGGAGGCGATCGCGGCGGCGGCCCGGGGGGCGTACCACGATCTGGTGGACCTCGGGGCGACGGTGCTGGCGGTGATCGCCAACCGGGTGCCCGAGCCGATGGCCATGCCCGACCTGCCGGTGCCGGCGTACGCGATTCCCGAGGTTCCGGTCGTCTCGGCGCCGACGGTGGCCGAGGTGGCCACGGCGCTCGGTGCCACCCTGCTCGCCGGGGACGAGGCCGCGCTCGGCCGGGACGTGCTCGACTACGTGGTGGGCGCGGCACACGTACCGACCCTGTTGGACCACCTCACCGACGGCTGTCTGGTGATCACCCCGGGCGACCGGGACGACCTGCTGGTGGCGGCGAGCGCCGCGCACGTGGCCGGTCAGGTGTCGGTGGCCGGCCTGGTGCTCACCCTCGGTGAGCGACCGGATCCCCGGGCGATGCGGCTGTTCGACGGGATGGCCACCGGGCTCGCGGTACTCAGCGTGCCCAGCGACAGCTACGACACGGTGGCCGCCTCCAGCCGGATCGAGGGACGCCCCAGCGCGGCGAACCCGCGCAAGGTGGAGGCGGCGCTCGGTGCCTTCGAGGCCCACGTGGACACCGACGACCTGGCCCGCCGGCTGCGGGTCACCCGCTCCGCCCGGGTCACCCCGCTGATGTTCGAGTACGACCTGATCGACCGGGCCCGCGCCCGACGCCGCCACCTGGTGCTGCCGGAGGGCACCGAGGAACGCGTGCTGCGCGCGGCGGAGATCCTGCTGCGCCGGGGAGTGGCCGAGCTGACCCTGCTCGGCCGACCCGACGACATCGCCCGGCGAACCCGGGAGCTGGGCGTCGACATCAGCGGCGCGACCCTGGTCGACCCGGTGACCAGCCCGTGGCGCGACGAGTTCGCCGAGCGGTACGCACAGCTGCGCGCCCACCGGGGCGTCACCGCCGAGCTGGCCCACGACCGGGTCGCCCAACCGAACTACTTCGCCACCCTGATGGTGGCCGCCGGACGCGCCGACGGCATGGTCTCCGGGGCCACCCACACCACCGCCGCGACCATCCGCCCGGCCTTCGAGATCATCCGTACCGTGCCGGGGGTCTCGGTGGCCTCCAGCGTCTTCTTCATGCTGCTGGCCGACCGGGTGCTGGTCTACGGCGACTGCGCGGTCAACCGCGACCCGGACGCCGCCCAGCTCGCCGACATCGCCATCTCCTCGGCCGACACCACCGCCCGGTTCGGCATCGAGCCCCGGGTGGCCATGCTGTCCTACTCCACCGGCAGCTCCGGGGCGGGCGCCGACGTGGAGAAGGTCGCCGAGGCCACCGCGCTGGTCCGGCAACGCCGCCCGGAGCTGCTGGTCGACGGCCCGATCCAGTACGACGCGGCGATCGACCCGCAGGTGGCGGCGACGAAGCTGCCGGAGAGCCCGGTCGCCGGACGGGCCACGGTCTTCATCTTCCCGGACCTCAACACCGGCAACAACACGTACAAGGCGGTGCAGCGCTCGGCCGGTGCCGTCGCGGTCGGCCCGGTCATGCAGGGCCTGCGCCGCCCGGTCAACGACCTGTCCCGGGGCGCGACCGTGCCCGATATCGTCAACACGGTGGCGATCACCGCCATCCAGGCCGCCGGGGAGGCGTCGTCGTGA
- a CDS encoding acetate/propionate family kinase, which yields MSRVLVLNSGSSSVKYRLYDGDTVVDRGTVERIGEPGGGPADHAGAVRQILTELDLTGLSAVGHRVVHGGRRFSEPVLVDDEGLAGIAELVPLAPLHNPANLAGITEARRVLPDVAQVAVFDTAFHHTLPESAATYAIEREVAERYGIRRYGFHGTSHAYVSRRTAELLDRPYAEVNTITLHLGNGASACAVAGGRSVATSMGMSPLEGLVMGTRSGDLDPTVVFHLRREAGLGVDEIDDLLNHRSGLLGLTGVNDMREVLSRRAAGDPAANLAFDVYCRRITGYVGAYYALLGRVDAVTFTAGVGEHAAPVRAAALAGLDRLGITVDPGRNDGSGDRVISPADAEVTVCVIGTDEEREIARQTRAVVAAEG from the coding sequence GTGAGCCGGGTACTCGTGCTCAACAGCGGATCGTCATCGGTCAAGTACCGGCTCTACGACGGTGACACGGTGGTCGACCGGGGCACCGTGGAGCGGATCGGTGAGCCCGGCGGTGGACCGGCCGACCACGCCGGGGCGGTCCGGCAGATCCTCACCGAGCTGGACCTGACCGGCCTGAGCGCGGTCGGGCACCGGGTGGTGCACGGGGGGCGGCGGTTCAGCGAGCCGGTGCTCGTCGACGACGAGGGGCTCGCCGGGATCGCCGAACTGGTGCCGCTGGCCCCGCTGCACAACCCGGCCAACCTGGCCGGCATCACCGAGGCCCGTCGGGTGCTGCCGGACGTGGCGCAGGTGGCGGTCTTCGACACCGCCTTCCACCACACCCTGCCGGAGTCGGCCGCCACGTACGCCATCGAACGCGAGGTCGCCGAGCGGTACGGCATCCGCCGGTACGGCTTCCACGGCACCTCGCACGCGTACGTCTCCCGGCGTACCGCCGAACTGCTCGACCGGCCGTACGCCGAGGTGAACACGATCACCCTGCACCTGGGCAACGGGGCCAGCGCCTGCGCGGTCGCCGGCGGGCGCAGCGTGGCCACCTCGATGGGGATGTCCCCGCTGGAGGGCCTGGTGATGGGCACCCGCAGTGGCGACCTGGACCCGACTGTCGTCTTCCACCTGCGCCGCGAGGCCGGACTCGGCGTCGACGAGATCGACGACCTGCTCAACCACCGCAGCGGGCTGCTCGGCCTGACCGGGGTCAACGACATGCGCGAGGTGCTGTCCCGCCGGGCCGCCGGCGACCCGGCCGCGAACCTCGCCTTCGACGTGTACTGCCGTCGGATCACCGGCTACGTCGGGGCGTACTACGCCCTGCTCGGCCGGGTCGACGCGGTCACCTTCACCGCCGGGGTGGGTGAACACGCCGCGCCGGTACGGGCCGCCGCCCTGGCCGGCCTGGACCGGCTCGGCATCACCGTCGACCCGGGCCGCAACGACGGCAGCGGAGACCGGGTGATCTCCCCGGCCGACGCCGAGGTGACGGTCTGCGTGATCGGCACCGACGAGGAGCGGGAGATCGCCCGACAGACCCGCGCCGTGGTGGCCGCCGAGGGCTGA
- a CDS encoding DUF6104 family protein → MYFTDRGIEELVQRRGDEEVALEWLGERLRDFVDLNPEFETPIERFATWLARLDDPDDD, encoded by the coding sequence ATGTACTTCACCGACCGTGGCATCGAGGAGCTGGTCCAGCGCCGGGGCGACGAGGAGGTCGCCCTGGAGTGGCTCGGCGAGCGGCTGCGGGACTTCGTCGACCTGAACCCGGAGTTCGAGACCCCGATCGAGCGCTTCGCCACCTGGCTGGCCCGCCTCGACGACCCCGACGACGACTAG
- a CDS encoding glycoside hydrolase family 6 protein, which produces MSPRPSLPTRTGRTALLTAVALTALVAGCGTGADGGPVAERSTAATSPAPLPPILYVDPDNAAAGQVTEWERRGRATDAAALRRISTRPTARWLVGDSGAVTEEVSAYLAGAARAGQTPVLVTHNLPQRDCGRQGYGGAETAEAYQRWIRELAGGVRGRPVTVILEPGAVPDAVDRCVADVDERLALLRDAVAVLGSTGSARVYLDAGHPGWVRDSTKLAAALDRAGVAGADGFALNVANFGTTAENVAYGHRLSDALGGTANFVIDTSRNGNGPYPGRTVKGAPSWCNPPGRALGEEPTTRTGLDRVDALLWIKYPGESDGACRPGEPEIGTWWPRYALDLADHPAS; this is translated from the coding sequence GTGTCCCCTCGCCCGTCCCTGCCCACCCGGACCGGTCGGACGGCGTTGCTGACCGCGGTCGCGCTGACCGCGCTGGTGGCCGGTTGCGGCACCGGGGCGGACGGCGGGCCGGTGGCCGAGCGGTCCACGGCCGCCACCTCACCGGCACCGCTACCGCCGATCCTCTACGTCGATCCGGACAACGCGGCGGCCGGACAGGTCACCGAGTGGGAGCGGCGGGGCCGGGCCACGGACGCCGCCGCGCTCCGGCGGATCAGCACCCGGCCGACCGCGCGGTGGCTGGTCGGTGACTCCGGCGCGGTGACCGAGGAGGTGTCGGCGTACCTGGCCGGCGCGGCCCGCGCCGGCCAGACTCCGGTGCTGGTGACGCACAACCTGCCGCAGCGCGACTGCGGCCGGCAGGGCTACGGGGGCGCCGAGACGGCCGAGGCGTACCAGCGGTGGATCCGGGAGTTGGCAGGCGGCGTACGGGGCCGTCCGGTCACGGTGATCCTCGAACCGGGGGCGGTGCCGGACGCGGTCGACCGGTGCGTGGCCGACGTCGACGAGCGGCTGGCCCTGCTCCGCGACGCGGTGGCGGTGCTCGGCAGCACCGGTAGCGCCCGGGTCTACCTGGACGCCGGACACCCGGGGTGGGTGCGGGACAGCACGAAGCTGGCGGCGGCCCTGGACCGGGCCGGCGTCGCCGGGGCCGACGGGTTCGCCCTCAACGTGGCCAACTTCGGCACCACGGCGGAGAACGTCGCCTACGGTCACCGGCTCAGCGACGCGCTGGGCGGTACGGCGAACTTCGTGATCGACACCAGCCGCAACGGCAACGGCCCGTACCCGGGTCGGACGGTGAAGGGCGCACCGAGCTGGTGCAATCCGCCGGGGCGGGCGCTCGGCGAAGAGCCGACCACCCGCACCGGCCTGGACCGGGTCGACGCCCTGCTCTGGATCAAGTACCCCGGCGAGTCCGACGGCGCCTGCCGCCCGGGCGAGCCCGAGATCGGCACCTGGTGGCCCCGGTACGCCCTGGACCTCGCCGATCACCCCGCCAGCTGA